One Sagittula stellata E-37 genomic window carries:
- a CDS encoding heme biosynthesis protein HemY, translating to MLWSLIKIVVFVVIVAALTLGLGYLIEADGTGLAQARITLNGVEYTLTPVMMVIGALVLLLAVWLLLKLASFLVALLRFINGDETALSRHFHRNRERKGYAALSDGMMALASGEGRLAIAKAQKAEKYLHKPELTDLVTAQAAEMMGDRKKAEETYKKLLTRDGTRFVGIRGIMKQKLASGDTNTALQLAERAFALKPKHEEVQDTLLQLQAEKADWTGARKTLQAKLKHGTLPRDVYKRRDAVLALSQATEIENRDESIAAAEKAIEANRNSPDLVPAAAKAARAYIAQKRPRNAIRVLKKAWETHPHPDLAAAYAEIEPNETPDERIKRFVPLTRINPDHRETRLLKAELNLAAEHFPEARRSLGDLVEKEPDARVLAIMAAIEKGEGAPDQVVRGWLAKAVTAPRGPQWVCDNCKTIHGEWRPTCTNCGAFDTLSWKTPAQSEVVLPAQANMLPLIIGALEDKSPAEDPAVVPEANPGMIDVSPVEREPKAPDATEPADAEILGEPNEAARAEAASASK from the coding sequence ATGTTGTGGTCATTGATCAAGATTGTCGTATTCGTCGTCATCGTGGCGGCGCTGACCCTGGGGCTGGGGTATCTCATCGAAGCCGACGGCACCGGCCTGGCGCAGGCCCGCATTACCCTGAACGGCGTGGAATACACGCTGACCCCGGTGATGATGGTCATCGGCGCGCTTGTCCTGCTGCTGGCGGTCTGGCTGCTGCTGAAGCTTGCCAGCTTTCTGGTTGCCCTGCTGCGGTTCATCAATGGCGATGAAACCGCCCTGTCGCGCCATTTCCACCGCAACCGGGAACGCAAGGGCTACGCAGCCCTGTCGGATGGCATGATGGCGCTGGCCTCGGGCGAGGGTCGGCTGGCCATCGCCAAGGCGCAGAAGGCGGAGAAGTACCTTCACAAGCCGGAACTGACGGACCTTGTGACCGCGCAGGCCGCCGAGATGATGGGCGACCGCAAGAAAGCGGAAGAGACCTACAAGAAACTGCTGACCCGCGACGGAACCCGTTTCGTCGGCATTCGCGGGATCATGAAGCAGAAGCTGGCCTCCGGCGATACCAACACCGCCCTGCAACTGGCGGAGCGCGCCTTCGCGCTGAAGCCGAAGCACGAGGAGGTGCAGGACACGCTCCTCCAGCTTCAGGCTGAGAAGGCCGACTGGACCGGCGCCCGCAAGACACTGCAGGCCAAGCTGAAGCACGGCACCCTGCCGCGCGACGTCTACAAGCGGCGCGATGCGGTGCTGGCGCTCAGCCAGGCGACCGAGATCGAGAACCGGGACGAAAGCATCGCCGCCGCCGAGAAGGCGATAGAGGCGAACCGCAATTCGCCGGACCTCGTGCCCGCCGCCGCGAAGGCCGCGCGCGCCTACATCGCCCAGAAGCGCCCGCGCAACGCGATCCGCGTGCTGAAGAAGGCGTGGGAAACCCATCCGCACCCGGACCTGGCCGCGGCCTACGCGGAGATCGAGCCGAACGAGACTCCGGACGAGCGCATCAAGCGGTTCGTACCGCTGACCCGGATCAACCCGGACCACCGCGAAACCCGTCTGCTCAAAGCAGAGCTGAACCTTGCGGCGGAACACTTCCCCGAAGCCCGCCGTTCGCTGGGCGATCTGGTGGAAAAGGAGCCCGACGCCCGCGTGCTGGCGATCATGGCAGCGATCGAGAAGGGCGAAGGCGCGCCCGATCAGGTGGTGCGCGGCTGGTTGGCGAAGGCTGTGACCGCCCCGCGCGGCCCGCAGTGGGTCTGCGACAACTGCAAGACCATCCACGGAGAATGGCGCCCGACCTGCACGAACTGCGGCGCGTTCGACACGCTGTCGTGGAAGACACCGGCCCAGTCCGAGGTCGTGCTGCCCGCGCAGGCCAACATGCTGCCGCTCATCATCGGCGCACTGGAGGACAAGTCTCCTGCCGAGGACCCCGCCGTGGTGCCCGAAGCCAACCCCGGCATGATCGACGTCAGCCCGGTGGAGCGCGAACCCAAGGCTCCGGACGCGACGGAGCCCGCCGATGCGGAGATCCTCGGGGAGCCGAACGAGGCGGCGCGTGCGGAAGCGGCCTCCGCGTCAAAATAG
- a CDS encoding malate synthase G, with protein MDTEGLSIDAGLKRFVEEEVLPGTGIDPADLWSGFSALVHDFGPQNRALLDKRETIQKQLDAWHKERRSTPHNRVAYKGFLEQIGYIVPEGGDFTIDTANVDPEVATVPGPQLVVPVTNARFVLNAANARWGSFYDCLYGTDAMGVLPPPGGFDDGRGARVVARAAVFLDEIFPLTGTSHAVATRYLVKDGALEVDASALKAPEVFAGYKGDPDAPTAILLKNNGLHVELVFDASHPIGSQTPSGLADVQLESAMSAIIDCEDSVACVDAEDKTLAYRNWLGLMKGDLAETFEKGGKQMTRRLHGDRTYTAPDGSEITLKGRALLLVRNVGHLMTNPAILDRDGNEIFEGLMDAMFTTLIAMHDLKKTTGPRNSVEGSVYVVKPKMHGPEEVAFTDAIFTHVEKVLGLPQYTVKLGIMDEERRTSVNLKACIRAARHRVCFINTGFLDRTGDEIHTSMEAGPFSRKDFIKRKSWITAYENQNVDIGLECGFSGKAQIGKGMWAMPDKMAAMLEQKIEHPRAGATCAWVPSPTAATLHATHYHKVDVMAVQSDLAKGGRRAYVDALLDIPLAAYRQWTRGQIRREVENNAQGILGYVVRWIDQGVGCSKVPDINDVGLMEDRATCRISAQHIANWLHHGVVSNDEVEEIMKQMADVVDRQNAGDPNYVPMAPGFDGIAFKAACDLVFDGRKQPSGYTEPVLHRRRLQLKARQH; from the coding sequence ATCGACACCGAAGGCCTGTCCATCGACGCCGGGCTGAAACGCTTTGTCGAGGAGGAGGTCCTGCCCGGCACCGGCATCGACCCCGCCGACCTCTGGTCCGGTTTCTCGGCGCTGGTGCATGACTTCGGGCCACAGAACCGCGCGTTGCTGGACAAGCGAGAGACCATCCAGAAACAACTGGACGCGTGGCACAAGGAGCGCCGCAGCACACCGCACAACAGGGTCGCCTACAAGGGGTTCCTGGAGCAGATCGGCTACATCGTGCCCGAGGGCGGCGACTTCACGATCGACACCGCGAACGTCGACCCGGAGGTCGCCACCGTGCCCGGGCCGCAGCTTGTCGTGCCCGTGACCAATGCCCGCTTTGTACTGAACGCCGCGAATGCGCGTTGGGGCAGCTTTTACGACTGCCTCTACGGCACCGATGCAATGGGAGTTCTGCCCCCTCCGGGCGGGTTCGATGACGGTCGCGGCGCCCGGGTCGTGGCGCGCGCTGCCGTGTTCCTCGACGAGATCTTCCCTCTGACCGGCACCAGCCACGCGGTGGCGACCAGATACCTCGTGAAGGACGGCGCGCTGGAGGTCGACGCCTCCGCACTGAAGGCGCCGGAAGTCTTTGCCGGCTACAAGGGGGACCCCGATGCCCCGACCGCGATCCTGCTCAAGAACAACGGGCTGCACGTGGAACTGGTCTTCGACGCCAGCCACCCCATCGGAAGCCAGACGCCCTCTGGCCTGGCCGACGTGCAACTCGAATCCGCCATGTCGGCAATCATCGACTGCGAGGATTCGGTGGCCTGCGTCGACGCGGAGGACAAGACGCTTGCCTATCGCAACTGGCTGGGCCTGATGAAGGGCGATCTGGCGGAGACCTTCGAGAAGGGCGGCAAGCAGATGACCCGCCGCCTGCATGGCGACCGGACCTACACCGCGCCGGACGGGTCGGAGATCACGCTGAAGGGCCGCGCCCTGCTTCTGGTGCGCAACGTCGGCCACCTGATGACCAACCCCGCGATCCTCGACCGCGACGGAAACGAGATCTTCGAAGGGCTGATGGACGCCATGTTCACCACGCTCATCGCCATGCACGACCTGAAAAAGACGACGGGCCCGCGCAACTCGGTCGAAGGGTCCGTCTACGTGGTGAAGCCGAAGATGCACGGACCTGAGGAAGTGGCGTTCACCGACGCGATCTTCACCCATGTGGAGAAAGTGCTGGGCCTGCCGCAATACACGGTCAAGCTGGGCATCATGGACGAAGAGCGCCGCACCTCGGTGAACCTGAAGGCCTGCATCCGCGCCGCGCGGCACAGGGTCTGCTTCATCAACACCGGTTTCCTCGACCGGACCGGGGACGAGATCCACACCTCGATGGAGGCCGGGCCATTCTCGCGCAAGGACTTCATCAAGCGCAAATCATGGATCACCGCCTACGAAAACCAGAACGTCGACATCGGTCTGGAATGCGGGTTTTCGGGCAAGGCACAGATCGGCAAGGGCATGTGGGCCATGCCCGACAAGATGGCGGCCATGCTGGAACAGAAGATCGAACATCCGCGCGCCGGGGCCACCTGCGCCTGGGTGCCCTCGCCCACGGCCGCGACACTTCACGCCACGCATTACCACAAGGTCGACGTGATGGCGGTCCAGTCCGATCTGGCGAAGGGCGGACGGCGCGCTTACGTCGACGCGCTTCTCGACATACCGCTCGCCGCCTACCGTCAGTGGACCCGAGGCCAGATCCGCCGCGAGGTCGAGAACAACGCACAGGGCATCCTCGGCTACGTGGTGCGCTGGATCGACCAGGGCGTGGGCTGTTCCAAGGTGCCGGACATCAACGATGTGGGCCTTATGGAGGACCGCGCCACCTGCCGAATCTCGGCCCAGCACATCGCGAACTGGCTGCATCACGGCGTCGTCTCGAACGACGAGGTCGAAGAGATCATGAAGCAGATGGCCGATGTGGTGGACCGGCAGAACGCAGGCGATCCGAACTACGTGCCGATGGCACCGGGCTTCGACGGCATTGCATTCAAGGCGGCCTGCGACCTTGTCTTCGACGGGCGCAAGCAGCCCTCCGGCTACACCGAACCGGTGCTCCACCGCCGCCGCCTGCAACTGAAGGCGCGCCAGCACTGA
- a CDS encoding phosphomannomutase, protein MAPKFGTSGLRGLVVELTKDLVQDYVSAFLTSCPHGGSVHVGRDLRPSSPQISGWVIDAVRSAGLEAVDCGALPTPALALSSLEAGAAAVMVTGSHIPADRNGLKFYVPSGEISKADETRINAALGQPRATGAQGDLAVAQAQDAYRARYVSAFGRCLDGMTVGVYQHSSVARDLMMEVFQSLGAETVAIARSDVFIPVDTEALDPETKELFAGWFQAHGLDVLVSTDGDADRPMVVDDAQRVVPGDVLGALTAKALGAKIVCTPVSSNSMIGDASFGFERVERTKIGSPFVIAAVEEALAGDPAARVVGYEANGGFLLGFNADAPAGPLKPLMTRDCLLPIVAPLAAAKAEGVTLSALWDALPAVYTAADRIQGIETEVSKAFIAELSGSADARAAFFDGYGTEVGVDETDGLRTTFSDGSVVHLRPSGNAPEFRCYAEAATRDGAEKLVTGTLAKLRERLS, encoded by the coding sequence ATGGCGCCCAAATTCGGAACAAGCGGCCTGCGCGGCCTGGTGGTGGAGCTCACCAAAGACCTGGTGCAGGACTACGTGTCCGCGTTCCTCACCTCCTGCCCACATGGCGGATCCGTGCATGTGGGCCGGGACCTCCGCCCCTCGTCGCCGCAGATTTCGGGCTGGGTCATAGACGCGGTGCGCAGCGCCGGGCTGGAGGCCGTGGATTGCGGTGCCCTGCCCACACCGGCGCTGGCGCTGTCTTCGCTGGAAGCCGGGGCGGCAGCTGTCATGGTTACCGGGTCCCACATCCCGGCGGATCGCAACGGGTTGAAGTTCTATGTGCCTTCCGGCGAGATTTCGAAAGCCGACGAGACCCGGATCAACGCCGCCCTCGGCCAGCCGCGCGCGACCGGTGCACAGGGCGACCTGGCGGTCGCACAGGCGCAGGACGCTTACCGGGCGCGTTACGTGTCCGCTTTCGGGCGATGCCTCGACGGGATGACCGTGGGTGTCTACCAGCACAGCTCCGTGGCGCGCGATCTGATGATGGAGGTTTTCCAGTCGCTTGGCGCGGAAACCGTCGCAATTGCGCGCTCCGACGTGTTCATCCCCGTCGATACAGAGGCGCTGGATCCCGAGACGAAGGAGTTGTTCGCCGGATGGTTTCAGGCACACGGTCTGGATGTCCTTGTCTCCACCGATGGCGATGCCGACCGGCCCATGGTGGTGGACGATGCGCAACGGGTGGTGCCGGGCGATGTGCTGGGCGCGCTGACTGCCAAGGCGCTGGGGGCAAAGATCGTCTGCACGCCCGTGTCCTCGAACTCCATGATCGGCGATGCCTCGTTCGGTTTTGAACGTGTGGAGCGGACGAAGATCGGATCGCCCTTCGTGATCGCCGCTGTGGAAGAGGCGCTGGCCGGCGATCCCGCGGCGCGCGTCGTCGGCTACGAAGCGAACGGCGGCTTCCTCCTCGGTTTCAATGCCGACGCCCCTGCCGGTCCGCTGAAACCGCTGATGACCCGCGACTGCCTGCTGCCCATCGTGGCCCCTCTGGCCGCGGCCAAGGCAGAGGGCGTCACCCTTTCGGCGCTGTGGGACGCTCTCCCTGCTGTGTACACCGCCGCCGACCGTATCCAGGGAATCGAAACGGAGGTGTCCAAGGCCTTCATCGCGGAACTCAGCGGCTCCGCCGACGCGCGGGCGGCGTTCTTCGACGGCTACGGGACAGAGGTGGGCGTGGACGAAACCGATGGCCTTCGCACGACCTTTTCCGATGGCAGCGTCGTGCACCTGCGCCCCTCCGGAAACGCTCCGGAATTCCGCTGCTACGCCGAGGCCGCGACCCGCGACGGCGCGGAAAAACTTGTAACGGGGACGTTGGCAAAGCTGCGTGAGCGTCTTTCCTGA
- a CDS encoding UDP-glucose dehydrogenase family protein, with protein MKIAMIGTGYVGLVSGVCFSDFGHDVVCVDKDLRKIEMLEAGKVPIYEPGLDVLMAKNVEAGRLSFTLDLQQAIDGADAVFIAVGTPTRRGDGHADLTYVMAAAEEIAKAAKDYVVVVTKSTVPVGTNAQVRDVVAKANPDLDFDVASNPEFLREGAAIDDFMKPDRVVVGVETERAAKVMEDIYRPLYLRDFPILTTDLQSAEMIKYAANAFLATKITFINEIAALCERVGADVKQVSKGMGLDGRIGNKFLHAGPGYGGSCFPKDTKALARIGQDHASPVSLVETVIKVNEDVKRRMIEKLMDLCNGSFNGKRVAVLGVTFKPNTDDMRDAPSLTIVPALIGGGADVRVCDPQGRREGEHLLPGVSWHDDPYSAAAEADLVVFLTEWNEFRALDLPRMAQGMRGRRMADLRNIYSADAAREAGFTVYDSIGRAGFSD; from the coding sequence ATGAAAATCGCGATGATCGGAACCGGCTACGTGGGCCTCGTGTCGGGTGTCTGTTTCTCGGACTTCGGGCACGACGTCGTCTGTGTCGACAAGGACCTCCGCAAGATCGAGATGCTCGAGGCGGGCAAGGTGCCGATCTACGAACCGGGCCTCGACGTACTGATGGCCAAGAACGTGGAGGCCGGACGTCTCAGTTTCACGCTGGATCTGCAACAGGCCATCGACGGCGCTGACGCCGTGTTCATCGCCGTGGGCACACCGACGCGCCGGGGCGATGGCCATGCGGATCTCACCTACGTCATGGCCGCCGCCGAAGAGATCGCAAAGGCGGCGAAGGACTACGTTGTGGTCGTGACCAAGTCGACCGTGCCCGTTGGCACCAACGCGCAAGTGCGCGACGTGGTAGCGAAGGCCAACCCGGATCTCGACTTCGACGTCGCCTCCAACCCCGAATTCCTGCGCGAAGGCGCGGCCATCGACGATTTCATGAAGCCCGACCGCGTGGTTGTCGGCGTGGAGACCGAGCGCGCGGCGAAGGTCATGGAGGACATCTACCGGCCGCTCTACCTGCGCGATTTCCCGATCCTGACGACCGATCTCCAGTCCGCGGAGATGATTAAATACGCCGCAAACGCGTTTCTTGCGACGAAGATCACCTTCATCAACGAGATCGCCGCTCTGTGCGAACGGGTCGGCGCGGACGTCAAGCAGGTGTCGAAGGGCATGGGTCTCGACGGGCGGATCGGCAACAAGTTCCTGCATGCCGGGCCGGGCTACGGCGGGTCGTGCTTCCCGAAGGACACCAAGGCGCTGGCCCGCATCGGCCAGGATCACGCCAGCCCGGTCAGCCTTGTCGAGACCGTCATCAAGGTGAACGAGGACGTGAAGCGGCGCATGATCGAAAAGCTCATGGACCTCTGCAACGGCTCGTTCAACGGAAAGCGGGTGGCGGTGCTGGGCGTGACCTTCAAGCCCAATACCGACGACATGCGCGACGCGCCGTCGCTGACCATCGTGCCCGCCCTCATCGGAGGCGGAGCGGATGTGCGCGTCTGCGATCCACAGGGCCGGCGCGAGGGCGAGCACCTGCTGCCCGGTGTGTCGTGGCACGACGATCCCTATTCCGCGGCGGCGGAAGCCGACCTCGTGGTCTTCCTGACGGAGTGGAACGAGTTCCGCGCGCTCGACCTGCCGAGGATGGCGCAGGGCATGCGCGGACGCCGCATGGCCGATCTGCGCAATATCTACAGCGCGGATGCCGCGCGTGAGGCAGGTTTCACCGTCTACGACAGCATTGGCCGGGCGGGTTTCTCCGACTGA
- a CDS encoding lipid A-modifier LpxR family protein yields the protein MIRLFAVALIATLAFAPAAHSQSYDADAGYDPDASYGAEPVYAAPTTYDVPGRIVLGHGRLTNNDLLGDLDDRWQTGSVTSSRVVGRNWTGMLPDRPFDLLEYRLGGQIIAPENMRRPAPDDRPWAGALSLGLHTHFMRGPVEMSMGGDLVVTGPQTGLSDFQTFVHDAIGEQPASKSVLSNQIENGVHPTLVLEAGNSIPMGGQSVLRPFGEARAGIETLVRAGFDLTIGSVGQGELLVRDPVTGQRYRAVTDSVPGFSFVMGGDVAYVDSSVFLPSGRGYDLSNTRTRARAGLHWQGQSNAMFYGFTWMSKEFDAQPEGQVLGSVRLDLRF from the coding sequence ATGATCCGCCTGTTTGCCGTGGCACTGATCGCCACGCTTGCGTTTGCCCCCGCAGCGCATTCCCAGAGTTATGACGCCGATGCGGGTTACGACCCGGATGCCAGCTATGGGGCAGAGCCGGTCTATGCGGCGCCCACGACTTATGACGTGCCGGGACGCATCGTGCTGGGCCATGGGCGCCTGACGAACAACGACCTTCTGGGCGATCTCGACGACCGGTGGCAGACCGGGTCCGTGACTTCATCGCGCGTGGTGGGGCGGAACTGGACAGGGATGTTGCCGGACCGACCTTTCGACCTGCTGGAATACCGCCTCGGGGGCCAGATCATCGCGCCGGAAAACATGCGCCGACCCGCGCCCGACGACCGTCCCTGGGCCGGGGCGCTGTCGCTGGGCCTGCACACCCACTTCATGCGTGGACCGGTCGAAATGAGCATGGGCGGCGACCTTGTGGTGACCGGTCCGCAGACCGGTCTGAGCGATTTCCAGACCTTCGTGCACGATGCCATCGGCGAACAGCCGGCCTCGAAGTCGGTGCTGTCGAACCAGATCGAGAATGGCGTGCATCCGACGCTGGTGCTGGAAGCGGGCAACAGTATCCCGATGGGAGGGCAGTCGGTGCTGCGGCCATTCGGCGAGGCGCGTGCCGGCATCGAGACACTGGTGCGGGCCGGTTTCGACCTGACCATCGGTTCGGTGGGGCAGGGCGAGCTGCTGGTGCGAGACCCTGTGACCGGCCAGCGCTACCGCGCGGTGACCGACTCCGTACCCGGGTTCAGCTTTGTCATGGGGGGCGACGTCGCCTACGTGGACAGCTCGGTGTTCCTGCCGTCGGGCCGCGGCTATGACCTGAGCAACACCCGGACCCGCGCCCGAGCCGGCCTGCACTGGCAGGGGCAGAGCAATGCGATGTTCTACGGATTTACGTGGATGTCGAAGGAATTCGACGCGCAACCCGAAGGTCAGGTGCTGGGGTCCGTCCGGCTGGACCTCCGCTTCTGA